The following are from one region of the Alkalimarinus sediminis genome:
- a CDS encoding SDR family NAD(P)-dependent oxidoreductase, with protein MSDSKKSKFNESKWALVTGASSGIGRAFVNLLASKGFNIVLLARNVQRLNEAAKEVHGAYGVQTFVMSCDLGKEGAAKNIVNDLNENEIVITTLVNNAGYGDLNSFMSTSWDSNQKQINAMLCSVTELCYLLGQRMKQQEEGWIINVASLAAFTPNIPGMMYNGIKSYVVNFTEALDLELKQYNVNCLALCPGLTSTNFPKAMDAEALFAQAPKWRWMTPEKVAIEGYRAVKKGRSIHIPGKLNRVLATAYNVIPFSIKNELGRRGLIL; from the coding sequence ATGTCGGATTCAAAGAAGTCGAAATTTAATGAATCAAAGTGGGCTTTGGTTACCGGTGCATCATCAGGCATTGGGCGAGCATTTGTGAATTTGTTAGCAAGCAAGGGGTTTAATATTGTTTTATTGGCGCGCAATGTTCAGCGTTTAAATGAAGCAGCCAAAGAAGTTCACGGCGCCTATGGCGTACAGACATTTGTTATGTCATGTGATTTAGGTAAAGAAGGGGCTGCAAAGAATATCGTTAATGACCTCAACGAGAACGAGATTGTTATTACGACTCTAGTGAACAATGCTGGTTACGGAGATTTGAATTCCTTTATGAGTACAAGTTGGGATTCAAATCAGAAACAAATAAATGCGATGCTGTGTTCTGTTACAGAATTATGTTATTTGCTTGGTCAGCGTATGAAGCAGCAAGAAGAGGGATGGATTATTAATGTAGCATCACTTGCTGCGTTTACACCCAATATTCCTGGCATGATGTATAACGGAATTAAATCTTATGTTGTGAACTTTACTGAGGCTCTTGATTTGGAGCTTAAGCAATACAATGTTAACTGTCTTGCGCTATGCCCTGGACTTACAAGTACAAACTTTCCCAAAGCCATGGATGCGGAGGCGCTATTTGCTCAAGCTCCTAAATGGCGATGGATGACGCCCGAAAAAGTAGCCATTGAAGGGTATCGTGCGGTCAAAAAGGGCAGGAGTATACATATTCCTGGAAAACTAAATAGGGTGTTGGCAACGGCATACAACGTTATCCCTTTCTCGATAAAGAATGAGCTAGGACGTAGAGGGTTGATTTTGTAA
- a CDS encoding TonB-dependent receptor plug domain-containing protein, which translates to MIKKPVTPSVGRTPSPFVSFSPIPGLLAFSIALASGSVLANDDPFGGDGGLWDIPLEELGHVRVTSIASGTQTPLDKAAAVATVITEDDIIAMGATDLDEILETVPGLHVGRSDQGYSPKYNIRGITSSYNPQTLVLINGIPITSMFTGNRSQVWAGMPVKSIARVEVIRGPGSALYGADAFSGVINIVTKTGSNINGTKAGARAGSFDTQAGWVEHGGSYSGFDIGFTFEYETTDGQQEKVQQDFQTGLDSVFMTNASLAPGPVNTMKDMIETRLDVAYDNSRFRAGYQGRSNMGTAPGISQALDPSGRFASQRFNADYTYTLNDLTPNWGVEGRVSYYRGTQEVEDNILVLPPGTFGGAYPNGLIGNPELKEENARIDFSGAFRGFSKHILRLGTGGYWGDIFEVKESKNFNPDLSPKPGLEDVSGTSEVFLPEKDRTSYHFFAQDEWQFADNWQLTSGVRYDHYSDFGDTTNPRLALVWATTDSITTKLLYGRAFRAPSIAELFASSNPVALGNPDLKPETIDSFEFAFAHQLSSKWRYSANIFYYEIDDYITFVDTGTGSQQQQAQNIGERTGYGTELETDYKPINTLRLLANYSYQKSEDDKTKTDVGEAPNHQIYGRSEWEFITRWHFDAQVNWVGEQKRVVGDSRTPVSDYTTVDLTLRKKEVWNSLELAISVRNAFDENVYEASPGPIASIPGDFPMAGRSIYGEVQYTF; encoded by the coding sequence ATGATTAAAAAGCCTGTAACTCCTTCCGTTGGTCGAACGCCCTCCCCTTTTGTTTCTTTTTCACCTATACCTGGCCTATTAGCATTTTCGATAGCGTTAGCGAGTGGGTCGGTTTTGGCAAATGATGACCCATTTGGTGGAGATGGAGGATTATGGGATATCCCCCTAGAAGAGTTGGGACATGTCCGGGTGACAAGCATTGCGTCCGGTACACAAACACCACTGGATAAGGCCGCAGCCGTTGCAACCGTTATTACTGAAGATGACATTATCGCGATGGGAGCCACTGACTTAGATGAGATTCTGGAAACGGTGCCAGGCTTGCATGTAGGACGATCAGATCAAGGCTACTCGCCCAAATATAATATCCGAGGTATTACATCTTCATATAATCCCCAAACACTTGTACTGATTAATGGAATACCCATCACCAGTATGTTCACTGGAAACAGAAGCCAAGTATGGGCAGGGATGCCGGTAAAATCGATTGCACGTGTCGAGGTCATTCGTGGGCCCGGCTCTGCACTCTATGGAGCAGATGCATTTTCTGGTGTAATTAATATTGTCACAAAAACAGGCAGCAATATAAACGGTACCAAAGCGGGCGCACGTGCTGGTAGCTTTGACACCCAAGCAGGCTGGGTGGAACATGGCGGCAGTTACAGTGGGTTTGACATAGGTTTCACCTTTGAATATGAAACCACCGACGGCCAACAAGAGAAAGTTCAGCAAGATTTTCAAACAGGGCTTGATTCCGTATTCATGACCAACGCGTCCCTTGCCCCCGGCCCTGTTAACACTATGAAAGATATGATTGAGACCCGACTTGATGTTGCTTATGACAACTCTCGTTTTCGAGCTGGTTATCAAGGTAGAAGTAATATGGGAACCGCTCCAGGCATTAGTCAGGCACTAGACCCAAGTGGTCGCTTTGCCAGCCAACGATTTAATGCCGATTATACGTATACACTAAATGACCTCACCCCTAACTGGGGAGTAGAAGGTCGAGTGAGTTACTATCGTGGCACGCAAGAAGTTGAAGATAATATACTGGTGTTACCCCCCGGCACATTTGGTGGCGCGTACCCTAATGGTCTTATAGGAAATCCAGAATTGAAAGAAGAGAATGCTCGCATTGACTTTAGCGGTGCTTTTCGTGGTTTCAGTAAACATATTCTACGCCTTGGAACGGGCGGCTACTGGGGAGATATTTTCGAAGTTAAAGAGTCAAAGAATTTCAATCCAGATCTCTCTCCAAAGCCCGGACTGGAGGATGTAAGTGGTACAAGTGAAGTCTTTTTACCTGAGAAAGATCGAACCAGCTATCACTTTTTCGCCCAAGACGAATGGCAGTTTGCGGACAACTGGCAACTAACTTCAGGCGTACGCTATGACCATTATTCCGACTTTGGAGATACAACAAATCCGAGATTGGCTTTGGTGTGGGCAACCACCGATAGCATTACTACAAAGCTTCTATATGGTCGGGCTTTTAGAGCGCCTTCAATTGCAGAACTTTTTGCCAGCAGTAACCCTGTCGCATTAGGCAACCCCGATTTAAAACCAGAAACCATAGATTCTTTTGAGTTTGCGTTTGCCCATCAACTGTCTTCAAAGTGGCGCTATTCTGCCAATATTTTTTATTATGAGATCGATGACTATATTACCTTCGTAGATACGGGTACAGGCTCCCAACAGCAACAGGCTCAAAATATAGGGGAAAGAACAGGGTATGGTACGGAATTGGAAACCGACTACAAACCTATTAACACTCTCCGCCTACTAGCAAATTACTCATATCAGAAGTCGGAAGATGACAAAACGAAGACAGATGTTGGCGAAGCACCCAATCACCAAATATACGGCCGAAGTGAGTGGGAATTTATTACCCGCTGGCATTTTGATGCTCAGGTTAATTGGGTCGGTGAGCAAAAACGAGTCGTTGGCGATAGTAGAACTCCTGTGAGCGATTATACAACCGTTGACTTAACGCTACGTAAAAAAGAAGTCTGGAATAGTCTAGAGCTAGCTATTTCTGTTCGCAACGCCTTTGACGAAAATGTTTATGAGGCAAGTCCGGGGCCTATTGCCTCAATACCTGGCGATTTTCCAATGGCAGGGCGTAGTATTTATGGGGAGGTTCAGTACACCTTTTAA
- a CDS encoding GGDEF domain-containing response regulator: MESTKRPNEQEQVVTVNKALQILIIDDSEDDALLIMRALRKGGLRPEYLQVEGEEALRAALTQHSWDVVISDHNMPGLTSQDTISIVKEIDPDMPVIVVSGTIEEQIGVQAMQTGAQDYVMKDNLARLIPVIQRELQATEGRQARKEAEQNLHYLSFHDTLTSLLNRKEFERRLRAAVDDSKIFDQPNVLMYLDLDQFKIVNDTCGHVAGDELLKQVTRTLQHHIRETDTLARLGGDEFGILLENTSKERAIALAERIRQDIKDLRFSWQDKPFAISISCGMVAINKGTSSVHELMSCADMACYAAKDKGRDGIQWYSEDDAEYNQRRNEMQWASKIKQALEEDRFMLYFQPMKGLQPSCEGEHGEFLVRLYEDGGLVPPGAFIPAAERYNLMPLIDRWVVENVFQYLAESGLGKKDEGTFFINLSGTSLSDNAFFNDIRKLLKQYDIKPNRICLEITETAAIDNLTDAVEFITEIRDEGFKFALDDFGVGMSSFSYLKTIPVDYLKIDGSFVQNLLNDPIDKGIVEACNRISHAAGLQTIAEFVENQETEDALKAMGVDFGQGFGIAKPGPLKRGR; the protein is encoded by the coding sequence TTGGAATCAACAAAACGCCCCAATGAACAAGAGCAAGTAGTCACAGTGAATAAAGCGCTTCAAATATTAATAATTGATGACTCAGAAGATGATGCCCTATTAATTATGCGGGCACTTCGAAAAGGAGGGCTTCGACCCGAATACCTCCAAGTAGAAGGCGAAGAGGCGCTGCGTGCCGCACTCACTCAACATAGTTGGGATGTCGTAATATCTGATCACAATATGCCCGGGCTCACCTCCCAAGACACAATCTCCATTGTAAAAGAGATCGACCCCGATATGCCGGTCATCGTAGTATCAGGCACTATTGAAGAGCAAATAGGCGTGCAAGCCATGCAAACGGGTGCGCAAGACTATGTCATGAAAGACAACCTTGCCCGACTAATCCCGGTTATTCAACGAGAGCTACAAGCCACAGAAGGTCGACAAGCCCGAAAAGAAGCCGAACAAAACCTTCATTACCTATCGTTTCACGATACACTTACCAGCCTGCTTAACCGTAAAGAGTTTGAACGACGACTTCGGGCAGCGGTGGACGATAGCAAAATATTCGATCAACCTAACGTATTGATGTACCTCGACCTTGACCAGTTTAAGATCGTCAATGATACCTGCGGCCATGTCGCCGGTGATGAGCTACTAAAACAGGTCACCCGAACACTACAGCACCACATACGAGAAACCGACACCCTCGCCCGCTTAGGGGGTGATGAGTTCGGCATACTGCTAGAAAACACCTCAAAGGAGCGTGCGATCGCGTTAGCAGAACGTATACGCCAAGACATTAAAGACCTGCGTTTTTCATGGCAAGACAAACCTTTTGCTATCAGCATCAGTTGCGGCATGGTCGCCATTAACAAAGGCACCAGTTCGGTTCATGAACTAATGAGCTGCGCCGATATGGCCTGTTACGCCGCCAAAGACAAAGGCCGCGATGGCATACAGTGGTATAGCGAAGACGACGCCGAATACAATCAGCGCCGAAATGAAATGCAATGGGCCAGCAAAATAAAGCAAGCCCTCGAAGAAGACCGTTTCATGCTCTACTTTCAACCCATGAAAGGCCTACAACCCAGTTGTGAAGGTGAGCACGGCGAGTTTTTGGTAAGACTATACGAAGACGGCGGGTTAGTGCCCCCTGGGGCCTTTATACCGGCTGCCGAACGCTACAACCTAATGCCCCTGATTGACCGCTGGGTAGTTGAAAACGTCTTTCAATATTTAGCTGAATCTGGCTTGGGTAAAAAAGATGAAGGCACCTTCTTCATTAACTTATCCGGCACCTCTCTGAGTGATAATGCATTTTTTAACGACATACGAAAGCTATTAAAACAGTATGACATTAAGCCGAATCGTATCTGTCTTGAAATTACTGAAACCGCAGCGATAGATAACCTCACCGACGCGGTAGAATTTATCACTGAAATTCGCGACGAAGGTTTCAAATTTGCGTTAGATGATTTTGGCGTAGGCATGAGTTCATTCTCATACCTTAAAACCATACCGGTTGATTACCTTAAAATTGACGGTAGTTTCGTACAAAACCTGCTCAACGACCCCATCGACAAAGGTATTGTCGAAGCCTGTAACCGCATCAGCCATGCAGCAGGGTTGCAAACCATCGCAGAGTTTGTCGAGAACCAAGAAACTGAAGATGCGCTTAAAGCCATGGGGGTCGATTTTGGCCAAGGCTTCGGCATCGCCAAACCAGGGCCATTAAAAAGAGGGCGATAA
- a CDS encoding response regulator yields MSSGTILLVEDNPDDEMLALRALKKTETLNTVVVTRDGEEALEYVFGTGKFKNRDPSETPQVIFLDIKLPKLNGLEVLRNIREDQRTSLIPIVLLTSSDEERDMIDGYKLGANSFINKPVDFDQFTDQVKVLGRYWLGINKTPQ; encoded by the coding sequence ATGAGTTCCGGGACGATACTGCTAGTAGAAGATAATCCAGATGATGAAATGCTGGCGCTTCGAGCATTGAAAAAAACTGAAACGCTTAACACCGTAGTAGTAACCCGAGACGGTGAGGAAGCGCTTGAGTATGTATTTGGGACCGGGAAATTTAAAAATCGAGACCCGAGTGAAACACCCCAAGTCATATTTTTGGATATCAAACTACCTAAGTTAAACGGGCTCGAAGTCCTCAGGAATATTAGAGAGGATCAGCGAACCTCTCTTATCCCCATTGTACTACTCACGTCATCTGATGAAGAGCGAGATATGATCGATGGCTACAAGTTAGGTGCAAACAGTTTCATAAATAAACCCGTTGATTTTGATCAGTTTACAGATCAGGTAAAAGTCCTAGGAAGGTATTGGCTTGGAATCAACAAAACGCCCCAATGA
- a CDS encoding ATP-binding protein produces MFKAQYLPIKKKLTMIIMTSTLLAVVLLSSVFIALEYVSQRNNIIKEFSTTSKVISTRSHAAILFNDTATLQENVDSLILHDDVEATCLYNEADDILAHFNKNKEYKHSNSTIISGCPDHPSRNLNHFDERYYQVSEPIVVDGEPNGVLYIRVSLASLNSHLTTYVIAAGVFSLLIILTVFIISSFLQNYITTPLMLLKDTANQISKKKDYSLRATKESHDEIGDLVDTFNTMLSTIQEQDHVIREDAEGLEIKVHERTKELAMANKELEAFSYSVSHDLRAPLRAIDGFSKALLEDYGPELDQTAHDYLKRVRGASQKMGILISSLLQLSRVTRKELKDTHFDLTDMVTHVVQQLQQEDPSRVVDVKIQPEMHIMADPQLMEVALDNLIGNAWKYTKYEEQPKIEIGYYVENGHTIYFIKDNGAGFDEKYAKNLFTAFQRLHSPEQFDGTGIGLATVYRIMHRHHGDIWAKSTLEEGATFYFTLYDERPSPDEEISYRSGNNPDLPRQSN; encoded by the coding sequence ATGTTTAAAGCTCAATATTTGCCCATTAAGAAAAAACTCACAATGATCATCATGACCTCGACACTTCTGGCAGTGGTTTTATTGAGTTCAGTGTTTATTGCGTTAGAGTACGTTTCACAACGAAACAACATCATCAAAGAGTTCTCAACCACCTCAAAAGTTATTTCTACTCGCAGCCATGCCGCGATACTCTTTAACGATACTGCTACGCTGCAAGAAAACGTAGACAGTCTAATCTTGCATGATGATGTAGAAGCCACATGCCTCTATAACGAAGCCGATGATATACTCGCCCACTTCAATAAGAATAAAGAGTACAAACACAGCAATAGTACTATCATCAGTGGCTGCCCAGACCACCCCAGTCGAAACCTAAACCACTTCGATGAACGGTACTACCAAGTATCTGAACCTATTGTGGTAGATGGCGAGCCAAATGGAGTGCTGTATATTAGAGTCTCTCTTGCCAGCCTCAATAGTCACCTCACGACCTATGTCATTGCGGCAGGCGTGTTTTCATTACTGATTATATTGACCGTATTTATTATCTCTTCGTTTTTGCAGAACTACATCACGACCCCACTAATGCTGTTGAAAGATACAGCAAACCAAATTTCCAAAAAGAAAGACTATTCTTTGCGAGCCACCAAAGAGAGTCATGACGAAATCGGTGACCTTGTCGATACCTTCAACACCATGCTCTCAACTATACAGGAGCAAGATCACGTTATCAGAGAGGATGCTGAAGGTCTTGAGATTAAGGTGCATGAACGAACTAAAGAATTGGCAATGGCCAATAAAGAGCTAGAGGCATTTAGTTACTCGGTATCTCACGATCTACGCGCCCCACTTCGAGCCATTGACGGTTTCAGTAAGGCGCTTTTAGAAGACTACGGCCCAGAACTTGATCAGACGGCACACGACTATCTCAAACGCGTCAGAGGCGCCAGTCAGAAAATGGGCATACTGATTAGCAGCCTATTGCAGCTCTCTCGAGTGACCCGCAAAGAACTAAAAGACACTCACTTTGACTTAACCGATATGGTTACCCATGTAGTTCAGCAACTTCAGCAAGAAGATCCATCTCGTGTAGTGGACGTAAAAATACAACCTGAAATGCACATCATGGCCGACCCACAACTAATGGAAGTCGCACTCGACAACCTAATCGGCAACGCCTGGAAATACACTAAATATGAAGAGCAGCCCAAAATAGAGATTGGTTACTACGTTGAAAATGGTCATACCATATACTTTATTAAAGACAATGGTGCTGGATTTGATGAGAAGTATGCTAAAAATCTGTTTACCGCGTTCCAACGCCTGCACTCTCCCGAACAGTTTGATGGCACCGGCATTGGGCTCGCCACAGTCTATCGAATCATGCATCGTCATCATGGCGACATTTGGGCGAAATCAACATTAGAAGAAGGCGCTACATTCTACTTTACCTTATATGATGAACGCCCCTCTCCGGATGAAGAAATCTCATACAGAAGCGGTAATAACCCTGACCTACCGCGGCAAAGCAATTAA
- a CDS encoding YfiR family protein, giving the protein MQARSENEIKAVYLYNFIKFITWPQESASENINICIYGDNPFGAQTEKLSTLKARNRPLQIIYPDKTDRPDCSVVFISPSEEKFADELLNRINDHPVLTVSDIENFTNKGGVIGFIKLGNVVKFDINLKKARASNIQISSKLLELANQVIQ; this is encoded by the coding sequence GTGCAGGCGCGCTCTGAAAACGAGATAAAAGCCGTCTACCTTTACAACTTTATTAAGTTTATTACCTGGCCTCAAGAGTCGGCCTCCGAAAACATCAATATCTGCATTTATGGCGACAACCCTTTCGGTGCACAAACAGAAAAGCTAAGTACACTAAAAGCACGTAACCGCCCTCTACAAATAATCTACCCTGACAAGACAGACCGGCCAGATTGTAGTGTCGTATTTATCAGCCCCTCCGAAGAAAAGTTTGCAGACGAGCTACTCAACAGAATCAACGACCATCCTGTATTAACAGTGAGCGACATAGAGAACTTTACCAACAAAGGGGGGGTTATTGGCTTTATTAAACTGGGGAATGTAGTCAAATTTGATATCAACCTCAAAAAGGCCCGTGCATCAAATATTCAAATCAGCTCTAAATTATTAGAGCTCGCCAACCAAGTGATACAGTAG
- a CDS encoding pilin assembly protein, producing MKISTLAKHWEDNAKARLTSKEYTLRLPIEDAARIAALSEMYPKRTEEELISELLSAALDELETSFPYKKGHNIIAEDELGDPLYEDIGPTPRFLDLSKKFMAMLKQNKKAANS from the coding sequence ATGAAAATTTCAACTCTTGCCAAACACTGGGAAGACAACGCCAAAGCGCGCTTAACCAGTAAAGAATACACACTTCGCCTCCCCATTGAAGACGCAGCACGAATAGCGGCTCTTTCAGAAATGTACCCCAAACGTACAGAAGAGGAGTTAATAAGCGAATTACTTTCGGCGGCGTTAGATGAGCTTGAAACGAGCTTCCCTTATAAAAAAGGGCACAACATCATTGCTGAAGACGAGCTCGGAGATCCACTATACGAAGATATTGGCCCAACTCCTCGTTTTCTTGATCTGAGCAAGAAGTTTATGGCAATGCTCAAGCAAAACAAAAAAGCCGCGAATAGTTAA
- the ppc gene encoding phosphoenolpyruvate carboxylase yields MSELNPSLRDNVRMLGELLGFSIEEHLGRDFLNKIEAIRAAAKDDRGRVGESSPALLKILSEMKDSELVPVTRAFNQFLNLANIAEQYHGIRRHREGDSVDGVESISELLTRLKESGIKDGDIRQLISELNVEFVLTAHPTEVTRRTLIMKYESIADCLAALDQNDLTAHERQEIVDRLRILVAEAWHTDEIRHERPTSVDEAKWGFAVIENSLWHAVPKFLRGMDQALTTECGEGLSIDACPIRIASWMGGDRDGNPNVTAPVTQEVMLLSRWMAADLYLRDISALRNQLSMWDASEELHRHAGASREPYRELLGRLRKQLMATRQWAEKAIEWLKQGHSDLLPPEPQVLLENSRLVEPLLICYRSLVEKGLHTIANGQLLDTIRRVHCFGLELVKLDIRQDSERHRNVLNEVTQYLGLGAFSAWSEEEKVEFLVKELQGNRPLIPQKWPASDEVAEVLSTCRVIAQQPNEALGSYVISMAGLPSDVLTVILLLRECGMTHPMRIVPLFETLDDLVYAPECIDKLLSNDWYKAYTQGHQEVMIGYSDSAKDAGQMMAAWAQYQAQEKLVATAGQHDVRLTLFHGRGGTVGRGGGPANRAIRSQPPGSVNGTFRITEQGEMIRFKFGLPKVAEQNLTVYTTAVIEASLLPPPHPKDEWREMMGWLTERSLASYRHIVREHPDFVRYFRSGTPEQELGKLALGSRPAKRKATGGVESLRAIPWIFAWTQTRLMLPAWLGGDEAIKAALEEGKEATLQTMIEEWPFFKTHIDMLEMVVAKADTRIARYYDNRLVADDLKPLGKLLRQRLKDTVLWVNELKKQESLLRDNPVFKHSMIVRNPYTDPLHYLQAELLKRVRSEDDVSLATVERALKVTMAGIAAGMRNTG; encoded by the coding sequence ATGTCAGAGCTGAATCCATCGTTAAGAGACAATGTGCGCATGCTGGGAGAGCTGCTGGGGTTTAGTATTGAGGAGCACCTGGGGCGGGACTTTCTCAACAAAATAGAAGCCATACGAGCTGCTGCTAAAGATGATCGTGGTCGGGTGGGTGAGTCTAGCCCAGCATTGCTTAAAATTTTGTCTGAAATGAAAGATTCAGAACTGGTGCCAGTAACCCGCGCATTTAATCAGTTTCTGAACCTTGCCAATATTGCAGAGCAATATCATGGCATTCGTCGTCATCGTGAGGGTGATTCTGTTGATGGTGTTGAGTCGATCTCTGAGCTTTTGACCCGTTTGAAAGAGTCGGGCATTAAAGATGGTGACATTCGTCAGCTTATCAGTGAGCTAAATGTAGAGTTTGTGTTAACTGCTCACCCTACCGAGGTGACTCGTCGTACATTAATTATGAAATACGAGTCTATTGCAGATTGTTTGGCCGCTCTGGATCAGAACGACTTAACCGCACATGAGCGACAGGAGATTGTCGATCGTTTGCGTATATTGGTAGCAGAGGCTTGGCATACGGATGAGATAAGGCATGAGCGCCCGACTTCTGTTGATGAGGCAAAGTGGGGCTTTGCAGTAATCGAAAATAGCCTTTGGCATGCGGTCCCTAAATTTTTAAGAGGCATGGATCAGGCTTTAACGACTGAGTGTGGTGAAGGGTTGTCGATTGATGCTTGTCCTATTCGCATTGCCTCATGGATGGGAGGAGATCGTGATGGCAATCCAAATGTAACAGCACCTGTGACGCAAGAGGTTATGCTGTTAAGTCGTTGGATGGCGGCAGATCTATATTTGCGAGATATCAGTGCATTAAGAAATCAGCTGTCGATGTGGGATGCTAGCGAAGAACTTCACCGGCATGCTGGTGCAAGCCGCGAGCCCTATCGCGAGCTATTAGGACGATTACGCAAGCAACTGATGGCAACTCGTCAGTGGGCTGAAAAAGCGATTGAGTGGCTTAAACAGGGGCATTCGGATCTACTCCCCCCTGAACCTCAGGTACTGCTTGAAAATAGTCGACTAGTTGAGCCGTTGCTAATTTGCTATCGATCATTGGTCGAGAAAGGTCTTCACACTATTGCTAATGGGCAACTGCTAGATACGATTAGACGCGTACACTGTTTTGGCTTGGAGTTGGTAAAACTCGATATTAGGCAAGACTCTGAACGTCACCGTAACGTGCTTAACGAAGTGACCCAATATTTGGGGTTAGGGGCGTTTTCTGCGTGGAGTGAAGAAGAGAAAGTTGAATTTTTAGTTAAAGAGTTGCAGGGCAATAGACCGCTTATTCCTCAGAAATGGCCGGCTTCAGATGAGGTGGCTGAGGTGCTGTCGACTTGTCGTGTGATCGCTCAGCAGCCGAATGAAGCGCTTGGTTCTTATGTAATATCAATGGCAGGGCTGCCTTCTGATGTATTGACGGTGATTTTATTGTTGCGTGAGTGTGGCATGACACACCCGATGCGCATTGTGCCACTTTTTGAAACCCTTGATGATCTGGTATATGCCCCTGAATGCATCGACAAATTGTTATCTAATGATTGGTATAAAGCCTACACTCAAGGGCATCAAGAAGTCATGATAGGCTACTCAGACTCTGCCAAAGATGCAGGTCAGATGATGGCTGCATGGGCGCAATACCAAGCACAAGAGAAACTTGTTGCCACCGCAGGGCAGCATGATGTGCGGTTAACCCTCTTTCATGGTCGCGGCGGTACAGTGGGTCGAGGGGGCGGCCCTGCTAATCGTGCGATTCGCTCTCAACCTCCTGGTTCGGTGAATGGTACTTTCAGGATAACTGAGCAGGGCGAGATGATTCGCTTTAAGTTTGGTTTGCCAAAAGTAGCTGAGCAGAACTTAACAGTCTACACCACCGCTGTTATTGAAGCGTCGCTGCTGCCACCTCCGCACCCTAAAGATGAGTGGCGGGAAATGATGGGTTGGTTGACTGAACGATCGTTGGCGTCTTATCGACATATTGTAAGAGAGCACCCTGATTTTGTTCGCTATTTTAGATCGGGTACGCCTGAGCAGGAGTTGGGCAAGTTGGCTTTGGGGAGTCGACCTGCGAAGCGAAAAGCGACAGGAGGTGTTGAGAGTTTGCGTGCTATACCGTGGATTTTTGCCTGGACGCAAACGCGTTTAATGCTACCCGCTTGGTTAGGTGGCGATGAGGCCATCAAAGCCGCACTGGAAGAGGGTAAGGAGGCAACACTGCAGACGATGATAGAAGAGTGGCCCTTCTTTAAAACCCATATTGATATGCTTGAGATGGTGGTTGCCAAGGCTGATACTCGAATAGCGCGCTATTACGACAATCGTTTAGTAGCTGATGACTTAAAACCATTGGGTAAGTTGCTGCGGCAGCGGCTAAAAGATACCGTGCTCTGGGTAAATGAGTTGAAGAAGCAAGAGTCACTGTTGCGAGATAATCCGGTATTTAAGCACTCGATGATCGTTAGAAACCCATATACTGACCCATTACACTATCTTCAGGCAGAACTACTCAAGCGAGTACGATCAGAGGATGATGTAAGCTTGGCAACGGTTGAGAGAGCATTAAAAGTCACCATGGCCGGCATTGCTGCCGGCATGCGTAATACGGGGTAA